A single genomic interval of Alteromonas sp. CI.11.F.A3 harbors:
- the mazG gene encoding nucleoside triphosphate pyrophosphohydrolase encodes MQNANNSELPEVKRLQEIMAKLRDPKSGCPWDVQQTMESLTRYTIEEAYEVADAIAKGEPSDIRDELGDLLFQVVFYSRIAEEEGSFTFNDVAKSISDKMTRRHPHVFGDPSSQPSSEEGLTAQWESIKAQEKALKQQALKQNLNATSNTKGGEPALPSLLDDVPVGMPALMYAQKLQKACAKVGFDWPEVAPVLDKVREEVEEIQQELDAETLNQQALEEEIGDTLFAMVNLARHCKVDADTALRNASNKFAKRFKVVESLAHEIASDDLAIKNREPESEASPLAYMTLDEMEALWQQAKITTAKS; translated from the coding sequence ATGCAAAACGCAAACAATTCTGAGTTGCCTGAGGTAAAACGACTTCAAGAGATAATGGCAAAGCTTCGAGATCCAAAATCTGGTTGCCCGTGGGATGTTCAGCAAACCATGGAAAGCCTAACCCGTTATACCATAGAGGAAGCCTACGAAGTGGCTGATGCTATCGCGAAAGGTGAGCCTTCGGATATTCGTGACGAACTGGGCGATTTGCTGTTTCAAGTGGTGTTCTATTCCCGCATTGCAGAGGAAGAGGGCAGTTTTACATTTAATGATGTGGCGAAAAGCATTAGTGATAAAATGACTCGCCGTCATCCTCATGTATTTGGTGACCCTTCTTCTCAGCCAAGTAGCGAGGAAGGTTTAACTGCACAGTGGGAAAGTATAAAAGCCCAAGAAAAAGCCCTCAAACAACAGGCCTTAAAGCAAAACCTGAATGCCACTTCGAACACTAAGGGCGGTGAACCGGCTTTGCCCAGTCTTCTTGATGATGTGCCGGTGGGAATGCCGGCATTAATGTATGCCCAAAAACTTCAAAAAGCCTGTGCAAAGGTAGGTTTTGATTGGCCAGAAGTGGCGCCTGTTTTGGATAAAGTGCGAGAAGAAGTTGAAGAGATTCAACAAGAACTTGATGCCGAAACCCTGAATCAGCAAGCCTTAGAGGAAGAAATAGGCGATACATTGTTTGCTATGGTGAATCTGGCAAGACATTGTAAAGTAGATGCCGATACGGCGCTGCGTAATGCCAGCAATAAGTTCGCTAAGCGCTTTAAAGTGGTCGAGTCTTTAGCTCATGAAATAGCTTCTGACGACTTGGCGATAAAAAACCGCGAGCCTGAGAGTGAAGCGTCACCCTTGGCATACATGACGCTTGATGAAATGGAAGCGCTATGGCAGCAAGCGAAAATTACCACTGCTAAGTCATAA
- the relA gene encoding GTP diphosphokinase — MVTTRKVHAADRPPFEVWLDSLDLSEETKDKLRSVSSMPERLLVGQEMVEILCQLNMDDVTLQAALVFPYCEQHCLTEADIEQEFDSEIRDLVVGVRRMDAIKTLHARKANGSPFNEKSDEQHIDSIRRMLLAMVEDVRAVVIKMAERICALQQAKKADEETRVMVARECASIYAPLANRLGIGQLKWELEDLAFRYLHPITYKQIAKQLDGKRRERADYIDGIVDDLQSLMNSENIRADVYGRPKHIFSIWKKMQKKRLTFEQLFDIRAVRVIAERLQDCYAALGTVHASYKHLPNEFDDYIATPKSNGYQSIHTVIVGPEGKPVEIQIRTHKMHQDAELGVAAHWKYKEGSTGKQSGYDERINWLRRILAWQEEVAESGDMVEELRSQVFDDRVYVFTPKGDVIDLPQGATPLDFAYYIHSNVGHRCIGAKANGRIVPFTYQLHSGDQVEVLTGKELNPSRDWMHPGLGYVHSSRARATIHSYFKKQDRDKNLTAGKELLERELHRAHLPTKIASEVYEKFNGHSADDLYAAIGTGDVRVMQVINFIHFLQEPEPEEPEISPKVKTKRTAKGAGKKDAVVVQGVGHLMSQLANCCKPVPGEPIMGYITQGRGVSVHKESCDQLQHLLEQHPERQIEVNWSQELKVGFETSVDIFCHDRTGLLRDITTVLANENVPLLGVNSLSDKHRQTALITISIEVQDLDTLSKVLARLRQLKGITDAKRKQF, encoded by the coding sequence ATGGTGACAACAAGAAAAGTGCATGCAGCCGATAGACCTCCCTTTGAGGTTTGGCTAGACAGCCTCGATTTAAGTGAAGAAACCAAAGACAAACTACGCAGTGTGTCTTCTATGCCAGAGCGCCTTCTCGTCGGCCAAGAAATGGTCGAAATACTCTGTCAGTTAAATATGGATGATGTCACCTTGCAGGCGGCATTGGTCTTTCCTTACTGCGAACAACACTGTTTAACCGAAGCGGATATTGAGCAAGAGTTTGATAGTGAAATTCGTGACTTAGTCGTGGGTGTAAGGCGTATGGACGCCATTAAAACCTTACATGCTAGAAAAGCTAATGGCTCGCCGTTCAACGAAAAATCTGATGAACAACATATAGATAGTATTCGGCGTATGTTGCTAGCTATGGTTGAAGACGTACGTGCCGTTGTGATTAAAATGGCAGAACGTATTTGCGCCCTTCAACAAGCGAAAAAAGCAGATGAGGAAACACGGGTTATGGTGGCCCGTGAATGTGCCAGCATTTATGCCCCATTGGCTAACCGTTTAGGCATTGGTCAATTAAAGTGGGAACTGGAAGATTTAGCCTTTCGCTATCTGCACCCTATTACCTACAAACAAATCGCGAAGCAACTTGACGGTAAACGTCGAGAGAGAGCGGATTATATCGATGGTATCGTTGATGATCTTCAATCATTAATGAATAGCGAAAACATTCGTGCCGATGTGTACGGCAGGCCAAAACACATTTTCAGCATTTGGAAAAAAATGCAGAAAAAGCGCCTTACCTTTGAGCAACTTTTCGATATACGTGCCGTACGGGTTATCGCCGAGCGGTTACAAGATTGTTATGCCGCGCTTGGTACCGTGCACGCCAGCTACAAGCATTTACCCAATGAATTCGACGACTACATCGCCACCCCTAAATCTAACGGCTATCAGTCTATCCACACGGTTATTGTAGGTCCTGAAGGAAAGCCAGTAGAAATTCAAATTCGTACGCACAAAATGCATCAAGATGCCGAGCTAGGTGTTGCTGCACATTGGAAATACAAAGAAGGCAGTACGGGTAAGCAGTCGGGCTACGATGAACGCATAAACTGGCTTCGCCGCATATTAGCGTGGCAAGAAGAAGTGGCCGAATCTGGCGATATGGTGGAAGAGCTGCGCAGTCAGGTATTTGATGATCGCGTGTATGTATTTACACCCAAAGGCGATGTTATCGATTTGCCTCAAGGTGCTACGCCCCTAGACTTTGCCTACTATATTCACAGCAACGTAGGGCATCGCTGTATTGGCGCAAAAGCCAATGGTCGAATTGTGCCCTTTACTTATCAGCTGCATAGTGGCGACCAGGTAGAAGTGCTCACTGGCAAAGAGCTGAACCCCAGTCGAGATTGGATGCACCCAGGTTTGGGCTATGTGCACTCCTCTCGCGCCCGCGCCACTATTCATTCATACTTTAAAAAGCAAGATAGGGATAAAAACTTAACCGCAGGTAAAGAGCTGCTAGAGCGTGAACTGCATCGCGCCCACTTGCCTACTAAAATAGCCAGTGAAGTGTACGAGAAGTTTAACGGCCATAGTGCTGATGATCTCTATGCAGCAATAGGTACAGGTGATGTAAGGGTGATGCAAGTGATTAACTTCATTCATTTCTTACAAGAACCAGAGCCAGAAGAGCCTGAAATTAGCCCTAAAGTAAAAACAAAGCGTACGGCTAAGGGCGCAGGCAAAAAGGATGCAGTGGTAGTACAAGGTGTTGGTCATTTAATGAGCCAGCTGGCCAATTGTTGTAAACCCGTTCCTGGTGAACCCATTATGGGGTATATCACGCAAGGGCGTGGGGTAAGCGTACATAAGGAAAGCTGCGATCAATTACAGCATTTGCTTGAACAGCACCCAGAACGCCAAATTGAAGTGAATTGGTCACAAGAGCTTAAGGTCGGGTTTGAAACTTCAGTCGATATCTTCTGCCATGACAGAACCGGTTTGTTACGTGATATCACAACCGTACTCGCCAATGAAAATGTGCCATTACTGGGTGTGAATAGTTTAAGTGATAAACACAGGCAAACGGCGCTAATTACCATTTCAATTGAAGTCCAAGACTTAGATACTTTATCAAAAGTACTTGCACGTTTACGTCAGTTAAAAGGCATTACGGATGCAAAACGCAAACAATTCTGA
- the rlmD gene encoding 23S rRNA (uracil(1939)-C(5))-methyltransferase RlmD gives MAIFYKPSKGKNKSNVKGRVRGAGSGEKQHIVKTKQSWPSVDDINAANEAVTIDGMDWQGQGVARGETLYFVDGALPGETVQIKALSSNKQIVNAKVTKVNTPSAHRQKPFCGVANQCGGCQLQHVEPQEALALRDDALKSMFQRKLGFNEGAWQAPISGDSPRYRRKARLAIDARNPDKIKLGFRESAGKNIVDIDGCPVLVEALSQLIAPLKSAITGYASARLVGHISLLAGENAVQVTVKHTRSLANDFIASLSQFAAEQNVNMTIEDGNGDFTSLHEIAPITCNTVDGFYLQPGPNDFVQVNAEVNTKMVAQALSWLAPKAGERIADWFSGLGNFTLPIANSGATVRAVEGVAEMVQRAKSNALEQGISNVDWMQLDLADEKSVDKALAGGFDKVLLDPSREGALTVCHALVRAIPNTIVYVSCNPNTFSRDARILIDGGYQMQKAGVIEMFPFTHHMETMALFTRQQQ, from the coding sequence GTGGCCATATTTTATAAACCGAGCAAAGGCAAAAACAAAAGCAATGTGAAAGGGAGAGTGCGCGGCGCAGGCTCGGGCGAAAAGCAGCACATTGTAAAAACCAAACAATCTTGGCCCTCGGTTGATGACATCAATGCAGCCAATGAAGCGGTAACCATTGATGGTATGGATTGGCAGGGGCAGGGTGTTGCCCGGGGTGAAACCTTATACTTCGTTGATGGTGCTTTACCTGGTGAAACCGTACAAATAAAAGCGCTTTCAAGCAACAAGCAGATTGTTAACGCAAAAGTCACGAAAGTGAATACACCCTCAGCGCACCGTCAAAAACCGTTTTGCGGGGTGGCAAATCAGTGCGGGGGTTGTCAGCTTCAGCACGTAGAGCCTCAAGAAGCTCTCGCGCTACGAGACGATGCGCTTAAAAGTATGTTCCAGCGTAAACTCGGTTTCAACGAGGGGGCATGGCAAGCGCCCATCAGCGGCGACAGTCCACGCTATCGCCGTAAAGCCCGCCTAGCAATTGATGCAAGAAATCCAGATAAAATAAAACTTGGCTTTCGAGAAAGTGCGGGCAAAAACATTGTTGATATCGACGGTTGCCCGGTTTTAGTTGAGGCACTAAGTCAGCTTATCGCGCCACTCAAATCTGCCATTACAGGCTATGCAAGCGCTCGTCTTGTTGGCCACATCAGCTTGCTTGCGGGTGAAAATGCGGTGCAAGTTACTGTGAAGCATACCCGCTCTCTAGCCAACGACTTTATTGCGTCGCTATCCCAGTTTGCTGCGGAACAAAACGTGAATATGACAATCGAAGACGGTAATGGCGATTTTACCTCATTGCATGAAATAGCACCTATCACGTGTAACACAGTAGATGGCTTTTATTTGCAGCCTGGACCTAATGACTTTGTTCAGGTGAACGCAGAAGTAAATACTAAAATGGTGGCACAAGCCCTGTCATGGTTAGCACCAAAAGCCGGAGAACGCATTGCTGATTGGTTCAGTGGTTTAGGTAATTTCACCTTGCCCATTGCTAACAGCGGCGCTACGGTAAGGGCAGTGGAAGGGGTTGCTGAAATGGTGCAGCGCGCCAAAAGTAACGCTCTCGAACAGGGCATTTCCAATGTTGACTGGATGCAGCTTGACTTAGCTGACGAAAAATCAGTGGATAAAGCGCTAGCTGGTGGGTTCGACAAAGTCTTGCTCGACCCGTCTCGTGAGGGGGCTTTGACGGTTTGTCATGCACTAGTCCGCGCTATACCAAATACGATAGTGTATGTTTCTTGCAACCCGAACACTTTTTCGCGGGATGCGCGTATTCTGATAGATGGAGGTTATCAAATGCAAAAAGCGGGTGTGATTGAAATGTTTCCCTTTACCCATCACATGGAAACGATGGCGCTATTTACACGCCAACAGCAATAG
- the rplM gene encoding 50S ribosomal protein L13 codes for MKTFVAKPETVQRDWYVVDATDKTLGRLASEIALRLRGKHKPEYTPHVDTGDYIVVINADKITVTGRKALNKIYYAHSGYPGGLKETNFEKLLAFKPEMVIEKAVKGMLPKGPLGRAMFRKMKVYAGAEHKHAAQQPQVLDI; via the coding sequence ATGAAAACTTTTGTTGCAAAGCCAGAAACGGTACAACGTGACTGGTACGTGGTTGACGCCACAGACAAAACTCTAGGCCGTTTGGCTTCAGAAATCGCATTGCGCCTTCGTGGTAAGCATAAGCCAGAGTACACTCCTCATGTGGACACTGGTGATTACATTGTAGTTATCAATGCTGATAAAATTACGGTTACTGGCCGTAAAGCATTGAACAAAATCTATTATGCACACAGTGGCTATCCAGGTGGTCTGAAAGAAACTAACTTTGAAAAGCTGCTAGCTTTCAAACCAGAAATGGTTATTGAGAAAGCAGTGAAAGGAATGCTGCCAAAAGGTCCTCTAGGCCGTGCAATGTTCCGTAAAATGAAAGTTTACGCTGGTGCAGAACATAAGCACGCAGCACAGCAACCACAAGTTTTGGACATCTAA
- the recO gene encoding DNA repair protein RecO, translating to MNNDWLTAFVLHRRAYRETSYIVDFFTLEQGKVSAVAKGVRNSKSDKKSLLQPFQALKLQLAGKFDLKNLRHVESTAPSINLAGTPLFCAMYLNELTNRIMPAGLASEAVFEAYEQALTALFNDDDIEITLRKFELSLLDEMGLLPDFTEDVEYEMPIEAEKHYVLQPEFGFCALPDDVPNGYTRKGLPGSALLALAQGEFTPMSKRVAKVLCRDLLKPLIGDKPLKSRELFVVRKH from the coding sequence ATGAATAACGACTGGTTGACTGCTTTTGTGTTGCACCGCCGAGCCTATCGGGAGACCAGTTATATTGTCGATTTCTTTACCTTAGAACAAGGCAAAGTGAGTGCGGTGGCAAAGGGCGTACGTAACAGTAAATCTGATAAAAAAAGCCTGCTTCAACCTTTTCAAGCTCTCAAACTTCAACTTGCCGGTAAATTTGATTTAAAAAATTTGCGGCACGTAGAAAGCACTGCGCCATCCATTAATTTAGCGGGTACGCCGCTATTTTGTGCCATGTACCTCAATGAACTCACCAATAGAATAATGCCTGCTGGCCTTGCCAGTGAAGCGGTGTTTGAGGCTTACGAGCAGGCGCTTACGGCGCTATTTAACGATGATGACATTGAAATTACCCTGCGAAAGTTTGAATTGTCGCTTCTAGATGAAATGGGATTACTGCCTGATTTCACTGAAGATGTAGAGTATGAGATGCCCATTGAAGCAGAAAAACACTATGTGCTTCAGCCTGAGTTTGGCTTTTGTGCGCTGCCAGATGATGTGCCAAATGGCTACACTCGTAAGGGCTTGCCGGGCAGTGCGTTACTTGCCTTAGCCCAAGGTGAATTTACGCCCATGAGCAAACGGGTGGCCAAAGTTTTGTGTCGTGATTTACTCAAGCCGCTAATTGGTGATAAACCGCTAAAAAGTAGAGAATTATTTGTGGTGCGAAAGCACTAG
- a CDS encoding FecR family protein: MATALNQYSINKRASEYVVRLYSGELTAKEESEILAWCDAKAAHQAAFDDALLVWESSAHIAPHIGWRQKLEKRFYRMRYLAASIVVASFCFLLITHHNAPDQSIDNSELANNYSTAIGEVSNVGLSDGSTITLNTDTRINIKFSEAHRELWLEQGEAFFDIAKDRSRPFLIHTTNKTVRVVGTKFNIKLSQAGFDIAVEEGIVAIEEKAEANTDKPAENDTQVLLEAGAVASFNNTSALIAKENVDSVVKAQSWRTGYLRFDEERLDKVIASFNRYRSKKIVISQDVADLRISGVFKLSDGDAILTALEATLPIEAKRDEENIKLVKK; the protein is encoded by the coding sequence ATGGCTACGGCTTTGAACCAGTATTCAATCAATAAACGTGCAAGTGAATACGTTGTGCGTCTTTACTCTGGTGAACTGACAGCTAAAGAAGAAAGTGAGATCCTTGCATGGTGCGATGCAAAAGCCGCCCATCAAGCAGCTTTTGACGATGCGCTTTTAGTATGGGAGAGCTCTGCTCACATTGCGCCTCATATAGGCTGGCGCCAAAAGTTGGAAAAACGTTTCTATCGCATGCGCTATCTAGCGGCATCTATTGTTGTAGCATCATTCTGCTTTTTACTCATCACGCATCACAATGCGCCAGACCAAAGTATTGATAACAGTGAGCTTGCCAATAATTATTCCACTGCCATTGGCGAGGTGAGCAATGTTGGATTATCCGATGGCTCTACCATTACGTTGAATACAGATACCCGCATTAATATAAAGTTTAGCGAAGCGCACAGAGAGCTTTGGCTAGAACAGGGTGAGGCATTTTTTGATATTGCTAAAGATCGCTCCCGTCCATTCCTAATTCATACCACAAACAAAACGGTGAGAGTCGTAGGGACGAAGTTTAATATTAAGCTGTCACAGGCTGGGTTTGATATTGCGGTAGAAGAAGGTATCGTTGCCATAGAAGAAAAGGCAGAGGCGAACACCGACAAGCCAGCGGAAAATGATACCCAAGTGTTATTGGAAGCCGGCGCAGTCGCATCGTTTAATAATACCAGTGCACTTATCGCAAAAGAAAATGTGGATAGTGTAGTAAAGGCGCAAAGTTGGCGTACGGGTTACTTACGTTTTGATGAAGAACGGTTAGATAAAGTTATTGCCAGTTTTAACCGCTATAGAAGCAAAAAAATAGTGATTAGTCAGGATGTAGCCGATTTGCGTATTAGTGGCGTTTTTAAGCTGTCAGATGGCGATGCAATTTTAACGGCACTTGAAGCAACCTTGCCGATAGAAGCGAAAAGAGATGAAGAAAATATAAAATTAGTGAAGAAATAG
- a CDS encoding RNA polymerase sigma factor, whose protein sequence is MKVVYLNTQSAIAQSQSDNATLYHLISEHEPALRRFIRVRARANSPEVEDIIQEMYAKLFSLDGLAQKIEARQDTFRSFLFTVVTNLIIDRERRAKVRAHEAHEPFSDTLYSTWSNEPEKHAGIAEKLIEIENVLENINPHHKSAFVLCRVEGKAYREISDILGVSVSTVEKYISAALTAIRNKVQD, encoded by the coding sequence GTGAAAGTTGTTTATTTAAATACTCAATCAGCTATAGCGCAGTCTCAAAGCGACAACGCAACGCTCTACCATCTCATTTCTGAGCATGAGCCGGCACTTCGTCGATTTATTCGAGTAAGGGCACGAGCTAATTCCCCGGAAGTGGAAGATATTATCCAAGAAATGTACGCCAAACTTTTTTCACTAGATGGATTGGCTCAGAAGATTGAAGCGCGCCAAGATACGTTTAGAAGCTTTCTGTTTACCGTTGTCACCAATTTAATCATCGATAGAGAACGGCGAGCAAAAGTGCGTGCTCATGAAGCGCATGAACCATTTTCTGATACCCTATACTCTACGTGGAGCAATGAACCCGAGAAGCATGCAGGGATAGCTGAGAAACTCATAGAAATTGAAAACGTGCTTGAAAATATTAACCCTCATCACAAATCCGCATTTGTACTTTGCCGAGTTGAAGGTAAAGCTTATCGGGAGATCAGCGATATATTAGGCGTTTCTGTTAGTACAGTAGAAAAATACATTTCGGCCGCACTGACGGCTATCCGAAATAAGGTGCAAGATTAA
- the acpS gene encoding holo-ACP synthase yields the protein MAIAGLGTDIIEIARLNKSDATTERLAKRVLTPYELTLYVASNDPVRYLAKRFAAKEAAVKALGTGIGNGISWQHIEVRNNDLGAPELHFSGEFATLCKQRAITSSVISISDEIHYAVATVILEN from the coding sequence GTGGCCATAGCTGGATTAGGCACAGACATTATTGAAATTGCACGTTTGAATAAAAGCGACGCTACCACTGAGCGCCTCGCCAAACGTGTGCTCACGCCTTACGAACTTACCCTTTATGTTGCTAGCAATGATCCCGTGCGCTACTTAGCCAAGCGTTTCGCCGCTAAAGAGGCTGCTGTTAAAGCCTTGGGCACTGGTATTGGTAATGGAATAAGTTGGCAACATATTGAAGTGCGTAACAATGACCTTGGCGCACCAGAACTTCACTTTTCCGGTGAATTTGCCACGCTGTGTAAACAGCGCGCTATTACCTCTAGCGTAATAAGCATATCTGATGAAATACACTATGCGGTTGCTACCGTTATTCTTGAAAATTAA
- the pdxJ gene encoding pyridoxine 5'-phosphate synthase, which produces MSTLLLGVNIDHIATLRNARGTNYPDPVHAADVAERAGADGITVHLREDRRHIKDRDVRILAQTINTRLNLEMAVTDEMLTIAEEVKPVFCCLVPEKREELTTEGGLDVAGNLAVMKHACERLAAANILVSLFIDADKKQIDAAVECGAPYIEIHTGQYAEATSEAELEKELARLVEGIEYADKLGLKVNAGHGLHYHNVKPIAAIPQLIELNIGHAIIARAAFDGLATAVADMRKLMLEARSGV; this is translated from the coding sequence ATGAGTACACTTCTTCTTGGCGTTAACATCGATCATATTGCCACACTTCGAAATGCCCGTGGCACCAACTACCCAGATCCGGTGCATGCTGCTGATGTTGCAGAACGCGCGGGAGCAGACGGCATTACCGTTCACTTACGTGAAGATCGTCGCCATATAAAAGACCGAGATGTACGTATTTTGGCGCAAACTATCAATACCCGCCTAAACTTAGAGATGGCGGTTACCGATGAAATGCTCACTATTGCCGAAGAAGTGAAACCGGTATTTTGTTGTTTAGTGCCTGAAAAGCGTGAAGAGCTAACCACTGAAGGCGGTCTTGATGTTGCGGGTAATTTAGCCGTGATGAAACACGCTTGTGAGCGTTTAGCGGCTGCAAACATTTTGGTGTCGCTGTTTATCGATGCAGATAAAAAACAAATAGATGCAGCGGTTGAATGCGGTGCACCTTATATAGAAATTCATACAGGCCAGTATGCTGAAGCAACCAGTGAAGCAGAGCTTGAAAAAGAGTTAGCCCGATTAGTAGAAGGCATTGAATATGCCGATAAACTAGGGCTTAAAGTGAATGCTGGTCATGGGTTGCATTATCATAACGTGAAGCCAATTGCGGCTATCCCTCAACTTATCGAGCTGAATATTGGTCATGCGATTATCGCACGAGCCGCGTTTGATGGCTTAGCGACTGCGGTAGCTGATATGCGCAAACTTATGCTAGAAGCACGAAGCGGCGTGTAA
- the rpsI gene encoding 30S ribosomal protein S9 → MADTQYYGTGRRKSSTARVFLRPGSGNIQVNKRALDEYFGRETECMVVRQPLELVEMLEKFDLYVTVKGGGSNGQAGAIRHGITRALMEYDETLRPALRKAGFVTRDARQVERKKVGLHKARKRPQFSKR, encoded by the coding sequence ATGGCAGATACTCAATACTACGGCACCGGCCGCCGCAAAAGTTCTACCGCTCGTGTGTTCCTGCGTCCAGGCTCAGGTAACATTCAAGTAAACAAACGTGCTCTAGACGAGTACTTTGGTCGCGAGACTGAGTGCATGGTTGTTCGTCAACCTCTAGAACTTGTTGAAATGTTGGAAAAGTTTGACCTATACGTCACTGTTAAAGGTGGTGGTTCTAACGGTCAAGCTGGCGCAATTCGTCACGGCATCACTCGCGCTCTTATGGAGTACGATGAGACGTTACGTCCTGCTCTACGTAAAGCTGGCTTCGTTACTCGTGACGCTCGTCAAGTTGAACGTAAGAAAGTGGGTCTACACAAAGCGCGTAAGCGTCCACAGTTCTCAAAACGTTAA
- the recJ gene encoding single-stranded-DNA-specific exonuclease RecJ, translating to MILPVVRRETGDAPLASALHPVIDRIYRGRNVQDVSELENGLKGLTHFNELKGMAAAASILADTIEQNKTLIIVGDFDADGATSIAVCIHALHMMGFKKVDYLVPNRFDFGYGLSVPIVDIAKQQGADVIITVDNGIACIEGVMHAKALGIEVIVTDHHLPGDELPPADAIVNPNQPGCTFPSKNLAGVGVAFYIMLALKTELQQRNWFTEKHIPAPNLASLLDIVAVGTVADVVVLDKNNRILVHQGLQRIRAGKCRPGIKALVEVANRDCTHLTSTDLGFVIGPRLNAAGRLDDMSQGIACLLEDDTMQARMIASELDALNRERREIETGMKAQAEQVLEKMSLTEGDIPAALVVYQADFHQGVIGIVAGRLKEKYLKPVIAFAHQDDTTIKGSARSIPGVHIRDVLDEVNTRFPGVIDKFGGHAMAAGLSLPVANLAEFEKAFIDIAKQHVDKLDGNQVLLSDGSLTGQELSLSFAHLLRQAGPFGQGFESPLFDGEFQVVQQRLVGEKHLKLVLREPSVGEVDAIAFNIDIKAWPNAMVKQVRIAYRLDVNVFRGQESVQLIIEQLESA from the coding sequence ATGATATTGCCTGTAGTGCGCCGTGAAACTGGTGACGCCCCTCTTGCTTCTGCTTTGCACCCTGTAATAGACCGGATTTATCGCGGCAGAAACGTACAAGATGTTAGCGAATTAGAAAATGGCCTGAAGGGCCTTACCCACTTTAATGAGCTTAAGGGTATGGCCGCAGCGGCGAGCATTCTGGCTGACACCATTGAGCAGAATAAGACGCTTATTATTGTGGGTGACTTCGATGCCGATGGCGCGACTAGTATTGCGGTGTGTATTCATGCATTGCACATGATGGGGTTCAAGAAGGTTGATTATTTGGTGCCAAATCGCTTTGATTTTGGTTATGGCCTTAGCGTACCTATTGTGGATATTGCCAAGCAACAAGGCGCGGACGTTATTATTACGGTAGATAACGGCATTGCTTGTATTGAAGGTGTGATGCATGCAAAAGCATTGGGCATAGAAGTTATTGTTACCGATCACCACTTACCGGGTGATGAGCTTCCTCCCGCCGATGCTATTGTTAACCCTAATCAACCAGGCTGTACGTTCCCCTCTAAAAACTTAGCTGGGGTAGGCGTGGCGTTTTACATCATGTTAGCGCTTAAAACCGAACTACAACAACGAAACTGGTTTACTGAAAAGCATATTCCAGCGCCTAATTTGGCATCGTTACTAGACATTGTCGCCGTAGGCACGGTGGCCGATGTGGTGGTATTAGATAAAAACAACCGAATTTTGGTACATCAAGGCCTACAGCGAATTCGAGCAGGTAAATGCAGACCGGGTATTAAAGCCTTGGTTGAAGTGGCTAATCGAGACTGCACTCACCTTACCTCTACCGATTTAGGTTTTGTTATTGGCCCTCGCTTAAATGCAGCCGGCAGATTAGACGACATGTCTCAAGGCATAGCTTGTCTGTTAGAAGACGATACTATGCAAGCTCGCATGATAGCCTCGGAGCTAGATGCACTAAACCGCGAACGCCGAGAAATAGAAACTGGAATGAAGGCGCAAGCCGAACAAGTGCTAGAAAAAATGTCTCTCACTGAAGGCGATATTCCTGCCGCATTGGTAGTATATCAAGCGGATTTTCACCAAGGTGTAATTGGTATTGTGGCGGGGCGCCTAAAAGAAAAGTATTTGAAACCGGTTATCGCTTTTGCTCATCAAGACGATACGACCATAAAAGGCTCGGCTCGCTCTATCCCAGGGGTGCATATTCGTGATGTACTCGATGAAGTGAATACCCGCTTTCCCGGCGTTATTGATAAATTTGGTGGCCATGCAATGGCAGCCGGTTTGAGTTTACCGGTTGCTAACTTAGCAGAATTCGAAAAAGCCTTCATCGACATTGCTAAGCAGCATGTAGATAAACTAGACGGTAACCAAGTACTACTGTCTGACGGCAGCTTAACGGGACAAGAGTTGTCTTTGTCTTTTGCCCATTTGCTTAGGCAAGCCGGGCCCTTTGGTCAGGGCTTTGAATCGCCACTCTTTGATGGTGAGTTTCAAGTGGTGCAACAACGACTGGTGGGTGAAAAACACTTAAAGCTGGTATTGCGAGAGCCTTCAGTGGGCGAAGTAGATGCCATTGCTTTCAACATTGATATTAAAGCGTGGCCGAATGCCATGGTAAAACAGGTACGCATTGCTTACCGATTAGATGTAAACGTATTTCGCGGCCAAGAGTCTGTACAGCTTATTATTGAACAGCTAGAAAGCGCATAA